In Trifolium pratense cultivar HEN17-A07 linkage group LG7, ARS_RC_1.1, whole genome shotgun sequence, a genomic segment contains:
- the LOC123895734 gene encoding uncharacterized protein LOC123895734: MNEWNQYPTANTALDDILPCVDNTTAQETLLRSKEVTSELVNLVNQVITNVSNINFAPNFTPLYYNQPGPLMPLLCDPFRPDMTDRQCDSGEVNLSNATQVYGNFVCQVSPSEICTTQGCLTPTFYNQISTGINVGKAFYNYAPSLVELQDCTFVRETFTDIYDDHCPGLRRYIRWIYAGLVMVSFAMMFSLIFWVVYGRERRHRLYTKESKDLVTPTRTPAQAPTRARAPAPAPTLVPTEHALALNPY, encoded by the exons ATGAATGAATGGAACCAATATCCTACTGCAAATACAGCCCTTGATGATATTCTGCCTTGTGTGGACAATACCACTGCACAAGAAACATTATTAAGAAGCAAAGAAGTAACATCTGAACTAGTTAACTTGGTGAACCAAGTTATTACCAATGTCTCTAACATAAATTTCGCACCTAATTTCACGCCGTTGTACTACAACCAACCTGGTCCCCTTATGCCACTCCTGTGCGATCCGTTCCGCCCTGACATGACAGATAGACAATGTGACTCTGGTGAAGTGAACCTAAGCAATGCAACACAG GTATATGGGAACTTTGTGTGCCAAGTTTCGCCATCGGAGATATGCACGACTCAGGGGTGTTTAACCCCAACCTTCTATAACCAAATATCTACTGGAATAAATGTTGGTAAGGCCTTTTATAACTATGCGCCATCCCTTGTTGAGCTACAAGACTGCACCTTTGTTCGAGAAACATTCACGGATATATACGATGATCATTGTCCTGGTCTACGGCGTTATATTAGATGGATTTACGCTGGATTAGTAATGGTCTCTTTTGCTATGATGTTCTCTTTGATCTTCTGGGTTGTGTATGGAAGAGAACGGAGACATCGTCTATATACAAAAGAATCAAAAGACTTAGTAACTCCTACACGAACACCAGCACAAGCACCAACACGGGCACGAGCACCAGCACCGGCACCAACACTAGTACCAACAGAACATGCACTGGCACTAAATCCATATTGA